A portion of the Stigmatella aurantiaca DW4/3-1 genome contains these proteins:
- the nuoE gene encoding complex I 24 kDa subunit family protein has product MAEPLFTPEEQKKFDAGISEILSHYPPDRKSAGMLPALRLLQDLKGWCPPEGIRLVAKNLEVTPERAYEVASFYVMYHLKKPGKYTIDVCTNLSCSLRGAEKMLAYLENKLGLKAGEANETFTLRETECLASCGTAPCLQVNEDHHENLTKARVDELLAKLT; this is encoded by the coding sequence ATGGCGGAGCCCCTGTTCACCCCTGAAGAGCAGAAGAAGTTCGACGCGGGGATCTCAGAAATCCTCTCGCACTACCCGCCCGACCGCAAAAGCGCCGGGATGCTGCCCGCGCTCCGGCTGCTGCAAGACCTCAAGGGCTGGTGCCCTCCCGAGGGCATCCGTCTGGTGGCCAAGAACCTGGAGGTCACCCCCGAGCGCGCCTACGAGGTGGCCAGCTTCTACGTGATGTACCACCTGAAGAAGCCGGGCAAGTACACCATCGACGTGTGCACCAACCTCTCCTGCTCGCTGAGGGGCGCCGAGAAGATGCTCGCCTATCTGGAGAACAAGCTCGGGCTGAAGGCGGGCGAGGCCAACGAGACGTTCACCCTGCGGGAGACCGAGTGCCTGGCCTCCTGCGGCACCGCGCCGTGCCTTCAGGTCAATGAAGACCACCATGAGAACCTGACGAAAGCCCGGGTGGACGAGCTGCTCGCCAAGCTCACCTGA
- a CDS encoding response regulator codes for MSAAGPHSDAQNPPGVDPEGYRVLIVEDNPHIIEMYAYVLKKLASGDLAGKVPLEVHFAPDGHHALTLLRERRFSLVMTDLYMPVMDGFALVERIRAEESLRNIPIIAISAGGKEAQDRAMQLGVDIYLRKPVRFVEVLETVKQLLRIGK; via the coding sequence TTGAGTGCGGCAGGACCTCACAGCGACGCGCAGAACCCCCCGGGCGTCGATCCCGAGGGCTACCGTGTGCTCATCGTCGAGGACAATCCGCACATCATCGAGATGTATGCCTACGTCCTCAAGAAGCTGGCGAGCGGGGATCTGGCGGGCAAGGTGCCGCTGGAGGTGCACTTCGCGCCGGATGGGCACCATGCGCTGACGTTGCTGCGCGAGCGCCGATTCAGCCTGGTGATGACGGACCTGTACATGCCGGTGATGGACGGGTTCGCGCTGGTGGAGCGCATCCGCGCGGAGGAGTCGCTGCGCAACATCCCCATCATCGCCATCTCCGCCGGGGGCAAAGAGGCGCAGGACCGGGCCATGCAACTGGGCGTGGACATCTACCTGCGCAAGCCGGTGCGCTTCGTGGAAGTGCTGGAGACGGTGAAGCAGTTGTTGCGCATCGGGAAGTAG
- a CDS encoding serine/threonine-protein kinase — MLKPAINRDIVSGEALFILRNLRENGRLGRSNKLADVKAALEPSVSLEFDSYFFFLRKFHYIAMDREAQLKLTDQGERVVSGELQDRFTVEVGEFFADQLVGEEEESTMAVNPDDLGGFLPPPPPELTLDDSEVDRTGSPPPLPSAAIPLPPAAVPLPPAAVALPPARASRTALPSVDAPLPSYSAPVAARPEPPVPESRREVSPVPAPLPLPPASSPSSVSSSMPPPVSPSASPATASKGAELDMRYQKFDPLGSGPLGTVFKGRFNALGLDVCIKELKDIFGYFSFLQRGEVLKRLKKELCAQAQVRHPSIVEILDQNVDSARPYFVLQLLRTSLREKLEAGGGKGVAVSLALRCFLQLAYGLRAAHAAGLHHHNLKPENVLFDDYGNARLADFGMGRVIEVDATKGMPQVFMGTGGMVYMAPELINRSKDAGASADVYGLGILLYEMFTGQIPGRRSPLPSEVNPEAPSGLDAIFDKMTQDKKDQRYPDIDAMLEDLYKAFPEREFLEKGDLVLSSEPQRA; from the coding sequence ATGCTCAAGCCCGCTATCAACCGCGACATCGTCAGCGGCGAGGCACTGTTCATCCTCCGAAACCTGAGGGAGAACGGACGCCTGGGACGCTCGAACAAGCTGGCCGACGTCAAGGCCGCGCTCGAGCCGTCCGTCTCGCTCGAGTTCGACAGCTACTTCTTCTTTCTGCGCAAGTTTCACTACATCGCGATGGACCGCGAGGCCCAGCTCAAGCTCACAGACCAAGGGGAGCGGGTGGTGAGCGGGGAACTGCAAGACCGGTTCACCGTGGAAGTGGGGGAGTTCTTCGCTGATCAGTTGGTGGGCGAGGAGGAAGAGTCCACCATGGCCGTCAACCCCGACGACCTGGGCGGGTTTCTTCCCCCGCCTCCGCCCGAACTCACCCTGGATGACTCAGAGGTCGATCGCACCGGCAGCCCCCCGCCGTTGCCCTCCGCTGCGATCCCCCTGCCGCCGGCCGCGGTGCCCTTGCCCCCAGCCGCGGTGGCGCTGCCCCCGGCCCGGGCCTCCCGGACGGCGCTGCCCTCGGTGGATGCGCCCCTTCCGTCCTATTCGGCCCCGGTGGCGGCTCGCCCCGAGCCGCCCGTGCCGGAGAGCCGCCGGGAAGTCTCGCCGGTCCCCGCGCCCCTTCCGCTCCCCCCTGCCTCCTCGCCCTCTTCTGTCTCTTCCTCCATGCCCCCTCCTGTTTCTCCTTCCGCATCCCCGGCGACTGCGTCCAAGGGCGCCGAGCTGGACATGCGCTACCAGAAGTTCGATCCCCTGGGTTCTGGACCGCTGGGCACGGTGTTCAAGGGACGCTTCAACGCGCTCGGGCTGGATGTCTGTATCAAGGAGCTGAAAGACATCTTCGGGTACTTCTCCTTTCTCCAGCGCGGCGAGGTGCTCAAGCGGCTGAAGAAGGAGCTGTGCGCCCAAGCCCAGGTGCGCCACCCCTCCATCGTGGAGATCCTCGACCAGAACGTGGACTCGGCCCGCCCGTACTTCGTCCTGCAACTGCTCCGGACCAGCCTCCGGGAGAAGCTCGAGGCGGGGGGCGGCAAGGGGGTGGCGGTGTCCCTGGCGCTCCGCTGCTTCCTGCAACTGGCTTACGGGTTGCGCGCGGCCCACGCGGCGGGGCTGCACCACCACAACCTCAAGCCGGAGAACGTCCTCTTCGACGACTACGGCAACGCGAGGCTGGCGGACTTCGGCATGGGGCGCGTGATCGAGGTGGATGCCACCAAGGGAATGCCTCAGGTCTTCATGGGCACCGGGGGCATGGTCTACATGGCGCCCGAGCTCATCAACCGCTCCAAGGACGCGGGCGCCTCGGCCGACGTGTACGGCCTGGGCATCCTCCTCTACGAGATGTTCACCGGTCAGATTCCGGGCCGCCGCTCCCCGCTGCCCTCCGAGGTCAACCCCGAGGCGCCCTCCGGGCTGGACGCCATCTTCGACAAGATGACGCAGGACAAGAAGGATCAGCGCTACCCGGACATCGACGCGATGCTGGAGGACCTCTACAAGGCCTTCCCCGAGCGCGAGTTCCTCGAGAAGGGAGACCTGGTGCTCTCCTCGGAGCCGCAGCGGGCCTAG
- a CDS encoding general secretion pathway protein GspE — MAAPQRNRIGELLIKARVIDDLQLRSALAQHDQWGGRLSRVIVDMGIANEETIINAICQGTGMQRMHLGHVTRDPGALAKVDVTFAEQKGIFPVSLKDNGKTLVLAMSDPTDLNTVDQVVAKSRARVTVVIAGDKEIEHAILRHYRGQEPTVSTRFADEDPSVPSSSGEDEFKVVDMSGKTVVKRIADVAPSQAAGAAPAASGGSASAADILDEILSGGAPSASLTPEEMQRLQAVQQNQEKSSKILRALLELLLEKGALSQKELASRMRS, encoded by the coding sequence ATGGCCGCTCCTCAACGCAACCGCATCGGAGAACTCCTCATCAAAGCCCGCGTCATCGACGACCTGCAGTTGCGCAGCGCCCTTGCCCAGCATGACCAGTGGGGAGGCCGCCTGTCGCGCGTCATCGTGGACATGGGCATCGCCAACGAGGAGACCATCATCAACGCCATCTGTCAGGGCACGGGCATGCAGCGCATGCACCTGGGCCACGTCACGAGGGATCCAGGCGCCCTCGCCAAGGTGGACGTGACCTTCGCCGAGCAGAAGGGCATCTTCCCGGTCTCCCTCAAGGACAACGGCAAGACGTTGGTGCTCGCCATGTCCGACCCCACGGACTTGAACACCGTCGATCAGGTGGTGGCCAAGAGCCGCGCCCGCGTCACCGTGGTGATTGCCGGCGACAAGGAGATCGAACACGCCATCCTCCGCCACTACCGCGGCCAGGAACCCACCGTCTCCACGCGCTTCGCCGACGAGGACCCGTCCGTTCCGAGCAGCAGCGGAGAGGACGAGTTCAAAGTCGTCGACATGAGCGGCAAGACGGTGGTGAAGCGCATCGCCGACGTCGCCCCGTCCCAGGCGGCGGGCGCTGCCCCCGCCGCCAGTGGGGGGAGCGCGAGTGCGGCGGACATCCTCGATGAGATTCTCTCGGGGGGAGCCCCCTCCGCGAGCCTGACCCCCGAGGAGATGCAGCGGCTCCAGGCGGTCCAGCAGAACCAGGAGAAGAGCTCGAAGATCCTCCGGGCCCTGCTCGAGCTGCTGCTGGAGAAGGGCGCCCTCTCGCAGAAGGAGCTGGCGTCCCGGATGCGGTCCTGA
- a CDS encoding CPXCG motif-containing cysteine-rich protein, with protein MQPFADAQVLSCPYCGEEVEVQADAVGPSTEQYVEDCSVCCRPWSVSVTREGEEVWVSLGRDDD; from the coding sequence ATGCAGCCTTTCGCGGACGCACAGGTGCTGAGCTGTCCCTATTGCGGCGAGGAAGTGGAGGTGCAGGCCGACGCGGTGGGCCCCTCCACGGAGCAGTACGTCGAGGACTGCTCGGTGTGCTGCCGCCCCTGGTCGGTCTCCGTCACCCGGGAAGGGGAGGAGGTCTGGGTGAGCCTCGGCCGGGACGATGATTGA
- a CDS encoding Hsp20/alpha crystallin family protein gives MQTRFNPFELRNGAAVVGPFMRDFDFLFQGLAGHTGRHGNSFAPPADIFETEAGLTLQVDLPGHDPKTIEVKVEQGVLTFRSERKAEPNAKENARRLERGFGVYTRSFTLPDTVDATQVEARYEHGVLTLTLPRKEESKPRVIEVKVQG, from the coding sequence ATGCAGACCCGTTTCAATCCGTTCGAGTTGCGCAATGGGGCCGCCGTCGTGGGGCCGTTCATGAGGGATTTCGACTTCCTGTTCCAGGGCCTGGCGGGCCACACGGGGCGCCACGGCAACAGCTTCGCCCCTCCCGCCGACATCTTCGAGACCGAGGCGGGGCTCACCTTGCAGGTAGACCTGCCCGGGCATGACCCGAAGACCATCGAGGTGAAGGTGGAGCAGGGAGTGTTGACTTTCCGCTCCGAGCGCAAGGCGGAGCCGAACGCCAAGGAGAACGCGCGCCGGTTGGAGCGCGGCTTCGGGGTGTACACCCGCTCCTTCACGCTGCCGGACACCGTGGACGCCACCCAGGTGGAGGCGCGCTACGAGCACGGCGTGCTCACGCTGACGCTGCCTCGCAAGGAAGAGTCCAAGCCCCGCGTCATCGAAGTGAAGGTGCAGGGCTGA